A genomic window from Mesorhizobium sp. 131-2-1 includes:
- a CDS encoding thermonuclease family protein: MSRSWSPRPRRRYAPQPPRSLWRRLFDYGLTIALLGLLILLAARLDRFETRKTEGAAVVNDGDSITLGAERIRMRGIDAPEYAQSCRKDGADYPCGRLARQSLVKLIADRPVSCSGWQRDRYGRLLGYCKAGGIDLNRAQVEAGWAVAYGDFEAEEAGARAGKAGIWAGTFDEPQDWRDTHGHGLVERKHGSLASIGDALRAFFSFR; this comes from the coding sequence ATGAGCCGTTCCTGGTCGCCAAGGCCGCGCCGGCGATACGCTCCGCAGCCGCCGCGCAGCTTGTGGCGCCGGCTTTTCGACTACGGGCTGACCATTGCGCTGCTTGGGCTGCTGATCCTGCTGGCGGCCCGCCTGGACCGCTTCGAAACGCGCAAGACCGAGGGCGCGGCCGTCGTCAATGACGGCGATTCGATCACGCTTGGCGCCGAGCGCATCCGCATGCGCGGCATCGATGCGCCGGAATATGCGCAGAGCTGCCGAAAGGATGGCGCCGACTATCCGTGCGGCAGGCTCGCGCGGCAATCGCTGGTCAAGCTGATCGCCGACCGGCCCGTCTCCTGCAGCGGCTGGCAGCGCGACCGCTATGGCCGGCTGCTTGGCTACTGCAAAGCGGGTGGCATCGACCTCAACCGCGCCCAGGTCGAGGCCGGCTGGGCGGTGGCCTATGGTGATTTCGAGGCCGAGGAGGCCGGCGCCCGCGCCGGCAAGGCTGGCATCTGGGCCGGCACGTTCGACGAACCGCAGGACTGGCGCGATACGCATGGCCACGGACTGGTCGAAAGGAAGCATGGCTCGCTAGCGTCGATCGGCGATGCCTTGCGTGCGTTTTTCAGCTTTCGGTAA
- a CDS encoding glutathione S-transferase, whose product MKLFDGGRAPNPRRVRVFLAEKGIVVPLVPVDMGALEHKKQAVSSRNPLQRLPVLELDDGTIITESVAICRYFEELHPEPPMFGQGALGRAKVEMWQRRMEFNLLSCVAQAFRHIHPAMKEWEIPQIPEWGEANKPKAVEFLKLLDGELAGREFAAGDTYSIADITGLIAIDFMKPARIRVPEECTNVLRWHAAISSRPSATA is encoded by the coding sequence ATGAAGCTGTTCGACGGTGGCCGCGCGCCCAATCCGCGCAGGGTGCGGGTTTTCCTCGCCGAGAAAGGGATCGTGGTGCCGCTGGTGCCTGTCGACATGGGCGCGCTGGAGCACAAGAAGCAGGCGGTCAGTTCGCGCAACCCGCTGCAGCGCCTGCCGGTGCTCGAGCTCGACGACGGCACCATCATCACAGAATCCGTCGCCATCTGCCGCTATTTCGAGGAACTGCACCCGGAGCCGCCTATGTTCGGGCAAGGCGCGCTCGGCAGGGCGAAAGTCGAGATGTGGCAAAGGCGCATGGAGTTCAACCTGCTCAGTTGCGTCGCGCAGGCTTTTCGCCACATCCACCCGGCGATGAAGGAATGGGAAATCCCGCAAATCCCCGAATGGGGCGAGGCCAACAAGCCCAAGGCGGTCGAATTCCTGAAGCTGCTCGACGGCGAATTGGCAGGGCGGGAGTTCGCCGCCGGCGATACCTACTCGATCGCCGACATCACCGGGCTGATCGCCATCGATTTCATGAAGCCTGCGCGCATCAGGGTGCCGGAGGAATGCACCAATGTGCTGCGCTGGCACGCGGCGATCTCCAGCCGGCCGAGTGCGACCGCCTGA
- a CDS encoding uracil-DNA glycosylase family protein, which produces MSEALERLTARVRACRICVEAPLGRPLPHEPRPVLRPSSTARILLASQAPGTKVHLSGMPFTDASGDRLRSWLGVSSAEFYDIEKFAIVPMGFCFPGQDAKGADLPPRRECAPAWRAELMALMPQIDLVLTIGIYAQSWHIGPARRASLTETVSNWRAIWEATTGPKVLPLPHPSWRNTGWLKKNPWFEMDLLPFLRSEIRYRLG; this is translated from the coding sequence ATGAGCGAAGCGCTGGAGAGACTGACGGCCAGGGTCCGCGCCTGCCGCATCTGCGTCGAGGCGCCGCTCGGCCGGCCATTGCCGCACGAGCCGCGCCCGGTGCTGCGGCCGTCATCGACGGCGCGTATCCTGCTTGCCAGCCAGGCGCCGGGCACCAAGGTCCATCTGTCCGGCATGCCGTTTACGGACGCCTCCGGCGACCGGCTGCGCAGCTGGCTCGGGGTCAGCAGCGCGGAATTCTACGACATCGAAAAATTCGCCATCGTGCCGATGGGTTTTTGCTTCCCCGGCCAGGATGCCAAGGGCGCCGACCTGCCGCCGCGCCGCGAATGCGCGCCGGCCTGGCGCGCCGAACTGATGGCGCTGATGCCGCAGATCGATCTGGTACTGACGATCGGCATCTACGCCCAGTCCTGGCACATAGGCCCCGCGCGCCGTGCCTCGCTCACCGAAACGGTCAGCAACTGGCGCGCCATATGGGAAGCGACCACCGGCCCGAAAGTGCTGCCACTGCCGCATCCGTCATGGCGCAACACCGGCTGGCTGAAGAAGAATCCATGGTTTGAAATGGATTTGCTGCCCTTCCTGAGGTCGGAAATCCGCTATCGCCTCGGTTAG
- a CDS encoding Lrp/AsnC family transcriptional regulator, producing MDRLDRKILRLLQEDATLAVADVAKKVGLSTTPCWRRIQKLEEEGVIKRRVAILDHEKVNVRVTVFVSIRTNSHSHEWLRRFSEVIQEFPEVVEFYRMSGDVDYLLRVVVPDIAAYDAFYKRLIAKIEIRDVSSSFAMEQIKYTTEIPLDYMVLDKESGANAA from the coding sequence ATGGACCGCCTCGACCGAAAAATTCTCCGCCTCCTGCAGGAGGACGCGACATTGGCGGTTGCCGATGTCGCCAAGAAAGTCGGCCTGTCGACCACGCCGTGCTGGCGGCGCATCCAGAAGCTGGAGGAGGAGGGCGTCATCAAGCGGCGCGTCGCCATCCTCGACCATGAGAAGGTCAATGTGCGCGTCACCGTCTTCGTCTCGATCCGCACCAATTCGCACAGCCATGAATGGCTGCGTCGCTTCTCGGAAGTGATCCAGGAATTTCCGGAAGTGGTCGAATTCTACCGCATGAGCGGCGACGTCGACTATCTGTTGCGCGTCGTGGTGCCAGACATCGCCGCCTACGACGCGTTCTATAAGCGGCTGATCGCCAAGATCGAGATCCGCGACGTCTCGTCGTCCTTCGCCATGGAGCAGATCAAGTACACGACCGAGATTCCGCTCGACTACATGGTGCTGGACAAGGAGTCGGGCGCGAACGCTGCCTGA
- a CDS encoding DUF3299 domain-containing protein: protein MSKHLKSTIALAAALLVSIAADASAQTAHIFWKDLRPAAQAVAEDANLPMIAAKLPDHGETLSLNLQDKTIQLAGYALPTDRDGDLVYQFLLVPWTGACSHMPTPPPNQIVLVTPARPYKMSEAYEPVSVTGVLKPGMEKSQLFILDGVSVIQSGYTVRKAEVASVDTVPDAVTLPVNSPWSFLNKKKN, encoded by the coding sequence ATGAGCAAGCATCTGAAATCAACCATCGCGCTAGCGGCTGCTTTGCTTGTGTCCATTGCCGCCGATGCCTCGGCCCAGACCGCGCACATCTTCTGGAAGGACCTGCGGCCGGCGGCGCAGGCGGTCGCCGAGGACGCGAACCTGCCGATGATCGCGGCAAAATTGCCGGACCACGGCGAGACGCTGTCGCTAAATCTCCAGGACAAGACCATTCAATTAGCCGGCTATGCCTTGCCGACAGATCGCGACGGCGACCTCGTCTACCAGTTCCTGCTGGTGCCGTGGACCGGCGCTTGCAGTCACATGCCGACGCCGCCGCCCAACCAGATCGTTCTGGTCACCCCTGCCCGGCCCTACAAGATGTCGGAGGCCTATGAACCCGTGTCCGTCACTGGCGTGCTGAAGCCGGGCATGGAAAAGAGCCAGCTCTTCATCCTCGACGGCGTCTCGGTCATCCAGTCGGGCTACACGGTGCGCAAGGCCGAGGTGGCAAGCGTCGACACGGTGCCGGACGCGGTCACCTTGCCGGTCAACTCGCCGTGGAGTTTCCTCAACAAAAAGAAGAACTAG
- a CDS encoding GNAT family N-acetyltransferase produces MPRSSSGSLPGKADGAEIRFTAVTRSTRADFEELFGQPGAPKYCWCMAWRHSSRDHIQNDEKKRMMMALIEAGTPVGIIAEVDGKAVGWCSVAPRETYRRLSKQQDDSEKGVWSIVCFYVPRALRGGGLAPALLDAAIDHAFAKGARVVEAYPVDQAAPSYRFMGFRDMFAARGFHETGTAGSRRHVMRLER; encoded by the coding sequence ATGCCAAGATCCTCGAGCGGATCGCTGCCAGGAAAGGCTGACGGCGCCGAAATCCGCTTCACGGCGGTGACGCGCTCGACACGCGCGGACTTCGAGGAGCTTTTCGGGCAGCCGGGCGCACCGAAATATTGCTGGTGCATGGCCTGGCGCCATTCCAGCCGCGACCACATCCAGAACGACGAGAAGAAGCGCATGATGATGGCGCTGATCGAGGCCGGGACGCCCGTCGGCATCATCGCCGAAGTCGACGGCAAGGCGGTCGGCTGGTGCTCAGTCGCGCCGCGCGAGACCTATCGCAGGCTGTCAAAGCAGCAGGACGACAGCGAAAAGGGCGTCTGGTCGATTGTCTGCTTCTACGTGCCGAGAGCCTTGCGCGGCGGCGGGCTCGCCCCTGCCCTACTCGACGCCGCCATCGACCACGCCTTCGCCAAGGGCGCCCGCGTGGTCGAGGCCTACCCCGTCGATCAGGCTGCGCCGAGCTACCGCTTCATGGGCTTTCGCGACATGTTCGCCGCCCGCGGTTTCCACGAGACCGGCACAGCAGGCTCTCGCAGACATGTGATGCGGCTCGAACGTTGA
- a CDS encoding DNA alkylation repair protein yields MAELSPQSSADEIVAHLRSIGSEENRRGMLRYGIKIERALGIPHGVQRQIAKKIKRNHERAFELWQTGIMEAQFIASVTADPKRFSAADARQWAASFDSWDIVDGVSDLFVDTESWRELIIEFAADEREFVRRTAFAMMAWSVVHRKKEPAATFLDFLPVIEAHATDGRNFVKKAVNWALRSIGKRSMEMHGAALAVAERLAQSTDKTARWIGKDAVRELTNAKILERIAARKG; encoded by the coding sequence GTGGCCGAGCTTTCGCCCCAGTCCAGTGCCGACGAAATCGTCGCGCATCTACGCTCGATCGGGTCGGAGGAAAATCGCCGTGGCATGCTGCGCTACGGCATCAAGATCGAACGTGCGCTCGGCATTCCGCATGGCGTGCAGCGGCAGATTGCCAAGAAAATCAAGCGCAACCATGAACGTGCCTTCGAACTCTGGCAAACCGGTATCATGGAAGCGCAGTTCATAGCTTCCGTCACGGCCGACCCGAAGCGGTTCTCGGCCGCGGATGCGAGGCAATGGGCGGCGTCTTTCGATTCGTGGGACATTGTTGACGGTGTCTCCGATCTCTTCGTCGACACCGAGTCCTGGCGGGAACTGATCATCGAGTTCGCGGCCGACGAACGGGAGTTCGTTCGACGCACGGCCTTTGCCATGATGGCCTGGTCGGTCGTCCACCGGAAGAAAGAGCCAGCGGCGACCTTCCTCGACTTCCTGCCGGTCATTGAAGCCCATGCTACCGACGGCCGTAACTTCGTGAAGAAGGCCGTGAACTGGGCTCTTCGTTCGATCGGCAAGCGATCGATGGAGATGCATGGGGCTGCCCTTGCTGTCGCCGAACGACTGGCGCAGTCGACCGACAAGACGGCGCGCTGGATCGGCAAGGACGCAGTGAGGGAACTGACCAATGCCAAGATCCTCGAGCGGATCGCTGCCAGGAAAGGCTGA
- a CDS encoding NAD(P)-dependent oxidoreductase → MASVAFLGLGVMGYPMAGHLSNKGGHDVTVYNRTTAKAEQWVAQHGGRLALTPAEAADGKDFVFSCVGNDDDLRSVTTGAKGAFASMKKGSVFIDNTTASAEVARDLDEAARKAGFSFLDAPVSGGQAGAENGVLTVMVGGEQAAFDKAKPVIEAFARMVGLMGPAGAGQLTKMINQITIAGLVQGLAEGIHFGKKAGLDIEKVIEVISKGAAGSWQMENRHKTMNAGKYDFGFAVDWMRKDLGICLAEADRNGAKLPVTALVDQFYKDVQAMGGRRWDTSSLLARLEK, encoded by the coding sequence ATGGCATCGGTGGCATTTCTCGGTCTTGGCGTCATGGGCTATCCGATGGCCGGGCACCTCAGCAACAAGGGCGGCCACGACGTCACTGTCTACAACCGCACCACGGCAAAGGCCGAGCAGTGGGTCGCTCAGCATGGCGGCAGGCTGGCGCTGACGCCGGCCGAAGCGGCCGACGGCAAGGATTTTGTTTTCTCCTGCGTCGGCAATGACGACGACCTGCGCTCGGTCACGACAGGTGCCAAGGGCGCATTCGCCTCGATGAAGAAAGGCTCCGTCTTCATCGACAACACCACCGCATCGGCCGAGGTCGCACGCGACCTGGATGAAGCCGCCCGGAAGGCCGGCTTCTCCTTCCTCGACGCGCCGGTCTCAGGCGGTCAGGCTGGCGCCGAGAACGGCGTGCTGACGGTCATGGTGGGCGGCGAGCAGGCAGCTTTCGACAAGGCGAAACCCGTCATCGAGGCTTTTGCCCGCATGGTCGGGCTGATGGGGCCGGCGGGCGCCGGCCAGCTCACCAAGATGATCAACCAGATCACCATTGCCGGCCTCGTCCAGGGACTGGCCGAGGGTATCCATTTCGGCAAGAAGGCCGGGCTCGACATCGAGAAGGTGATCGAGGTGATCTCCAAGGGTGCGGCCGGCTCCTGGCAGATGGAAAACCGGCACAAGACGATGAATGCCGGCAAATATGATTTCGGCTTCGCCGTCGACTGGATGCGCAAGGATCTCGGCATCTGCCTGGCGGAGGCCGATCGCAACGGCGCCAAGCTGCCGGTGACGGCGCTCGTCGACCAGTTCTACAAGGATGTGCAGGCGATGGGCGGCCGGCGCTGGGACACGTCCTCGCTGCTCGCCCGCCTGGAGAAATAG
- a CDS encoding ABC transporter permease, which yields MSVATDAKSVVERPPPRARGWPRSRIVGYLLIGVWIAAGGGIAAYLAFAWNSELIAKYGPSYLEGLGVTLSLVGISIVLGAILSLPVAYARMSKNRILSGLAYCYVYFFRGTPLLVQTFLVYYGVGSFKPQLEVVGLWGFFREAFNCGVFAFALNTAAYQAEILRGAIESVPKGQWEGAASLGLHKLQTLWKIILPQALVVALRPYGNELILMIKASAIVAIITVYDLMGMAKLTYSRTFDIQAYIWVAVVYLVMVEVLRHAIEWIERRITIHLKR from the coding sequence ATGAGCGTTGCCACCGATGCCAAGAGCGTTGTGGAACGGCCTCCCCCGCGAGCACGTGGCTGGCCTCGTTCCCGCATTGTCGGCTACCTGCTGATAGGCGTCTGGATTGCCGCTGGCGGCGGCATTGCCGCCTACCTGGCTTTCGCCTGGAACAGCGAACTCATTGCCAAGTACGGCCCCAGCTACCTGGAAGGGCTCGGTGTCACGCTTTCGCTGGTAGGCATTTCGATTGTCCTTGGCGCCATACTGTCACTTCCGGTCGCCTATGCGCGCATGTCGAAGAACCGCATCCTGTCCGGTCTTGCCTATTGTTACGTCTATTTTTTCCGCGGTACGCCGCTGCTCGTCCAAACCTTCCTGGTCTATTATGGGGTCGGCTCGTTCAAGCCGCAACTTGAGGTGGTTGGTCTCTGGGGCTTTTTCCGCGAGGCGTTCAACTGCGGCGTCTTTGCCTTTGCCCTCAACACGGCTGCCTATCAGGCCGAAATCCTGCGCGGCGCCATTGAAAGCGTGCCGAAGGGCCAGTGGGAGGGTGCTGCCTCGCTCGGCCTGCACAAGTTGCAGACGTTGTGGAAGATCATCCTGCCGCAAGCATTGGTCGTTGCACTGCGGCCCTATGGCAACGAGCTTATTCTGATGATCAAGGCGTCCGCGATCGTCGCCATCATCACCGTGTACGACCTGATGGGCATGGCAAAACTCACCTACTCCCGCACCTTCGATATTCAGGCCTATATCTGGGTCGCCGTCGTGTATCTGGTCATGGTCGAGGTGCTGCGTCACGCGATCGAATGGATCGAACGCCGGATCACCATTCACCTTAAGCGCTGA